The sequence below is a genomic window from Etheostoma spectabile isolate EspeVRDwgs_2016 unplaced genomic scaffold, UIUC_Espe_1.0 scaffold00018935, whole genome shotgun sequence.
CATTATACAGGCATCAGCTTCCTGATGTTGTTTTTAGGTAGTCAAGTATGAGTtagatttgaaaatgaaaaagaaacaaatcttaAGAATATAATTTATTACAAATAACGGGGTTGAGGGCTAGGTGAGTCTAAGTCTGCTTGGGTTGTTGTTCTATACGTCGGGCTAGGTCATCATACATCTTAATTTGGCAAATTAGAAATTAGCACCATCATAAAAATATCAGGCATGGCATGAAGCATTGATTGTGGCAAACaaaggatgggaaaaaaacataaaaaaggtcTGCAAACTGTAGCTCCCTTAAATGCAATCTCATGAAACAAGTGACCTTTCAAGCTAATGCTCTTCTTCGGAACGTCGCTTGCAGATGTGCCAATAAATTGCCCTTAAGGGAGCTACACTGTGGAGACCTTTAGGTTTTTATTGTCTTCTATTGGTCCAGCACCTGCCTTCCACAGTATGTGGATGTGAGCGACTGCTTTGCATTGTGAGGAATAGATTAAAGGCAGATTATTATTAgtcattgttttctcttttaaaacGTATTTATAAATTGGCCGGCAAATTCCATCCAAAAATAAGCATTTAATAGGGATAATATACATATTCTCCTGAAACGTAAATGGGTATCAGTCATTGTTGCAAAGCCAGTTTCAGAGATTCAAAGAAATCTGATTGTAATTGCTAATTTGATGTACCTGTTCGTAGGCATAGGGCCTTTGCGTCTGCGCTCCAGGTCCTGCCTGGGAGGAGCGGTAGGAGCCATACTGTGGCTTTGACCCTGCTGATACTGAGAATACTGGGAGGATCCACCCTGACCAGGACCTGTAGCAGAGGGGTTACATTCAATACATGTATTAATTACTTTTGGTTGTGTTTATGCTTGTGCGACAACAGATTGTTTGGCTGTTCTAACCGTATCCCTGTGGCTGTCCGCTGTAGCCTTGTTGAGAGGAGTACTGCTGCTGGCTGAAGGGCTGCTGCTGGCCAGAGCCCTGCTGATACTGCGCCTGCTGTTGACTATACTGAGAGTTACCTGGagatatataaacacacaggtACATGTCAACTATTAATCGTATGCGGTAGTACTACTACAGTTTTGGTTGGTCACAATTAAACAAACGGTGCAGGACAATATATCTAAAACACATGGTTGGAAATGGCAAAATGTATATTGGGTACCTCCTTCATAGTAATGCTGTGAAGACTCATCAAATGATCTGTCGTAGCCTTGCTCACCATATGAAGACTGTTGATACGTGTACTCTCCGTGACCTGTAGAGAACACTGTTCAACATGTGCAACTCCTCTGCAAAGGCATTACCCACTTACATACAGAAGAGAATTATTATTCACAGTTTGCAgccaaaatattaataatacatgtGCAACGACTAAATTACAAGCACAGACAACATTTTCACAGCTTCTCGCTTCAACTTCATGCACAAAGCACAAAGAAACACCCTGGAAGTAGTCTGCGCTCTCTCCTCAACACACTGCTATGGCACTCTCTGAAATCTGAAATTTCGGCACACCAAAGGGGACAGTATGGACACAGACACAACGGGAGGAAACAGAATTGAGACCAATGTCAGTCTTTTGCCATTTTTCTCTCCAATACTCTTCCTCTCCCACagtaaggggaaaaaaaaacaatgactggGAGGACAAGCTGAAGCTTCAGCACTGCAGTTAATCTGGCTCAGGCCAGTGGGATAGTGCTAAAAGGAAATTACATTACTCATAATGTGTGTTTGAGAGCTGTGTGTATGAAGTTTATGGATGTGCTCGATTACCATCAGGGTAATATTGCCGGTTTATGGGCTCGCTGGAGCTCTGAGTGTCCATACTGCTCTCCGTAGAACTCGTCTTGTCCCAAGTACTGCTGTGCAGATCCTGCAAGACAGGCGACACCACGATTTGTTAAACAGAACAGAACAATTGGTCGCTGAGTTGGAGATTAAAGGGGCTGTTCCAGGACACTTGGGCAATTTAGGCCGCCTgaaggtgtggtgtgtgtgtgtgtgtgtgtgtgtgtgtgtgtgtggtgtgtgtgtgtgtgtggtgtgtgtgtgtgtgtgtggtgtgtgtgtgtgtgtgtgtgtgtgtgtgtgaattaagaacaatgaaagacaaaaatgaaagatTATAAAAGACGATTATTATAGACAGCTATTTTAGAAGTCGTCATTTAGTTATGAGGATATAATGAATAGCAATGAGTAGAGAGAACAAATATGCCAATTATAATTTTCTTTCTAACTCACTTATGTTCTGTATTTCACTGGTGCTGATTTCTGTGGGTTGAAATAATAACATAAAGGAGGCTATTTTGGGCCAACCCAAATTTTGGAGACACTAATTAAAGTGGAGCAATTATAATGAATAATTCCATGACAATTAGAGGAGATATCATTTTAGAGGAGAAAATAAGGATTACAGAGAGCCAGTTATCAGGCAGAATCTGGTCTCTGCTTGGTAGTGGTGTGCAGAAAATCCAGATTCCACTTATTCCCTTTCCCTTTCAACTTCATATAACAAACTCAGAAAACCAACAGAACAAAAACTCTCTGGACAATGCATCGAAAAGCCAGGCACATTCTAATCTCCTTTACACACCACAATTGGCCCAAACATTTGAACTTCTACAAAAATAGCTAAACAATTTCAAGGCAACATATCTGATAATTCCCGATATGACCACGGTTGACAGGAGAGCCCTAGCAACAATCCCTGGACCAATCAGGAAGTAGCTGGTGAGCGAGCAGCTTAACTATGGACACAGCAATTCCATAACAAAGTTCTATCTGGAAATACTTCACGCAGTCATGCAAGGATAATAGTATACCAGAGTCAATAAGGACATACAATCATGGCTTGTTTCCCAGGAAACAGTATCCCATCCTTTTATATATCTGTTACTATGTGCCCAGTCTAAACACTTCCAAAAACATAACAGGACAGGATGGAGCTATTATTAGCCACATGCTGACACAGCACAAGTTAAGTGATTCACAGAGACAGGAACCTAATGTGACACGAGTTATATATCTCCAGACGGCTCCTTAAAGTTGCAGGAAGGCAACAGGGATAGGCAAACATGCAGACATTCAACATGACATTTTTGAAGGCAAAAACGAATACCATGCATGCTCTAATACTTCCTCAACAGACTTAGCATTTCCAATCTGGAAACTGTGAGACTTGCATCCAAACTTTCCAATTTCAATCCAAACTGTAGTCACACATCTATTTATGTACTCAACCACAACACCAACAAACCCATTGGCACACCAACCTGACACGAAGAAGTCACCACCACTTACCTTGCTGTGAGGAGCGATAAGATCCCATGGGTCTCTGAGACATCATACTGTTTCCTTGACTGCCCTGACCCATCATGCCCATGGCCTGCTGTCCCTGATAGTGTTGGCCCCCAGCCTGGGCTGAGGAGTAGTGTGGAGTGGCAGACTGTTGGTGCATCATGGAGACTGAAAAGCAGGTGCGATTatgggggaag
It includes:
- the LOC116683343 gene encoding LOW QUALITY PROTEIN: calcium-responsive transactivator-like (The sequence of the model RefSeq protein was modified relative to this genomic sequence to represent the inferred CDS: inserted 3 bases in 2 codons), yielding MSVAFSSVRPRSKGEVTQQTIQKMLDENHHLIQCIMDYQSKGKTAECTQYQQILHRNLVYLATIADSNQNMQSLLPAPPTSNMSMAPGGMSQSGGHTPSNLNDNMAQGLAPTSLMQSQMSNVSMMHQQSATPHYSSAQAGGQHYQGQQAMGMMGQGSQGNSMMSQRPMGSYRSSQQGSAQQYLGQDEFYGEQYGHSEXSSEPINRQYYPDGHGEYTYQQSSYGEQGYDRSFDESSQHYYEGGNSQYSQQQAQYQQGSGQQQPFSQQQYSSQQGYSGQPQGYGPGQGGSSQYSQYQQGQSXQYGSYRSSQAGPGAQTQRPYAYEQGQYGNYQQ